The stretch of DNA CACATCGTTGAATTCGGCGGGGATAGTGAATCCCGGGCCGCCCATGCCGTGCATTGCGCGATTTTGGCTCTTGGAATTCGGATCGCCGCCCTGTATCATGAAACCGGGAATGACGCGATGGAATGTCGTCCCATTATAAAAGCCCTCGCCCGTGAGCTTTTGTATCGCCTCAACATGCTTCGGCGCTTTGTTCGGATAGAATTTTATCTCTATACTCCCGAACGATGTTTCGATCACCATGATCTTCTCTGTTGTCACGTTCTTTCCTTTGTTATTATTTTTCGCCGCATCCGCGCATGTCGAAACAGCGGCGAATGCGAAGCACACGACCAGGAACAATGATGCTCGTTTCACGGTACAACTCCTTCCAGCTAATGTCCCCGGGGCAGCGCCTCGGGGCACGTCATCAATATCTCGCCCCCGGCATGCGCGTCGGTTCCTTAGGCTTCGTTTCCTTCGCCGGGAGAGCATCCCCCGCCTTCGGGTCCGCCGCCTTCGTTTCCGGCTTCTTCTCCACCTTCGGTACTTTCACTTCCGGTTTCTTTTCCGTCTTCTTTTCGACATGCGGAGGTACCGGCGTTACATTCGCACGTACCGGGCCCGGGTAAAGGGATTGATTATACGGCGCATAGCGCTTGTTCGGATCGTACGTCCCCTCTCGCTTCTCACCTTTCAAACTGGGGAGCATGAACACCTGTCCGGGGAATATGAGGTCCGGGTTGTCCGGGTACTTGAGCGAATCGCGGTTCGCATTGTAGAGCACATGCCAGTACGCGCCGTTCTTGTACACGAAATCGTATTCGGCGATGCGCCACAGGCAGTCGCGGCGCTTCGGTATGAGCCGCACCTTGTAATACTTCGGGAGTATAGCCCCGCCGCCGATACGGTCGAGAACGGCGAGCGCATCCTTCGAGAACTTGATGCAATCGTCGTAATTCTCCTTATCGAGGGCCGTCTTCGCATTATCGATATGTCCCGAAGCCTCCTGTATCTCCTGAGGCTTTTCGGTACCAAGCTTGCTCTGTTTCGCCCCGTCAAGTGCAGCGGACGCGAGCGAGAATATCTTTTCCGCTTCGTCGCGCTTTCGTATCGTATCGGTAAGGTCGACCGCGGCACGGGCCTTGCTGTCGGCGGTCTCATAGTCCTTCGCCTTGAACGCCGCCTCGGCATCGGTGATGAACGCAAGTATCGACTTGTCATCCTCGTCGCCGGTCTTGATGAGCCTGTCGCGTATCAAAGCGGCACGATTCGCCTTCGCTTTCATTATGAGCCCGGGGAATGCGGCCTTCAATGCCATCTGCCGCTCCCATGCGCGTATCGCATCATTCGCTTCTATGGCCTTGCCGGCGGCATTGCTGTACTGGCCGATAGCCTGCTCGTAGGTGTTCGATATGGAAGGCCAGCCGGCAAGCGATTCTCCTGAGGCCGACATATCATTCCCCTCGCGGTAATAATTCGTGGCCATGGTGAACTGCGTCTTGCCGATACTGTTCGTCGCGGCGCCCTTCTGCGTCGCATAGCGGATCTGTTCTTCCGCACGGTTCTTCCAGGAATTGGCGCGGTATTTCACGAACATGATAAGCGTACTTTCCTGCGCCTTCTTCGCGAACTCCTTCGCTTTCTGCGAATTCGCATAGCCCGAGTCATAATCACCGCGGTCGAAATCCGCCTTCGCCTTGTTCTGATGATCCTGCGCCTGCCGGTAATCCTCGTTCTTCTGGAGGAATTCCTGCATCGACTGGGCGGCGAGATACGTGGCCGACGCCGCACAGATGAGAGAAACGATAACGGTTAGTGTGCGTTTCATCGGTTACTCCGTTTTTGCTGAATTCTTTTCTTCGGCCTGTAATCGCTCTATTTCTTTGGCCGTCGCCTCGATGCCCGCGAGGTCCTTGTCCGTCGATCGTATGGCTGTATCGGCCTTGGTCCTTTTTTCCTTCGCTTTTTTAGCGACCACTTGGAATTTCTTCTTTGATTCCTGAAGGAGATCGATGGCCTTGGCATAATTCGTCTCGGATTTGGCTTTGAGCGCCGCATCGTACAGCGCCTGCGCCTCGTCGTATTCGGTCTTTACCGCAACGCTCGCCTTGATATCATCGGCCTGTTTCTTCGGCTGATCCGCCTCTTTCTTGGAGTCGGCCGTAGCAGCCGGAAAACCCTTATCCATGACCAATTGATAGTTCGATAATGCCTTATCGAGCGATTCCTTCGATTTGCCGTTGTCGTTGCTGTAGTATCCCTTGCCGGCAGTATAATTCGTCTCGGCGGCGATGAATTCGTTCGATGCGTACTTGTCAAGCTTGTACTTCTTAAGCGTATTTCGCCGCTCATTCGCGAGCGAAAATTCCTTTTCCGGGAGCGCCGCACAGGCGATCATAAGCCCGATAAGGGCAAGCCCGGATAGCATTGCGAGAGTGTATTTCATTCTCTCCTCCTCACGCCTATGACGTAAACATAATCCTATCACTCGCGCGCTGAAATGTCAAGAGAAAGACACACTTCCCGCAGGTGAGCTGGCTCCAAACCAGCCGAACCATCGTACACGCAACGCTTAATGAACCGGCGTATGGGTGTCACCCTTCAGGGCTGCGCTTAGGTTGTTGGAATGAAACGAAGATATATCTCGCAGAGGCGCGGAGGGCGCAGAGAAGAAACTCCTTTTTCTTAAATGTACGCACTCACTCGTCCGATCGGCGCAAGTCGGCATCCATGCCTCGCACCGACTGACACGTCCATGTGTCACGGTCAAGTGTAAAAACCACACGCGCCCTTGACCGTAGCGCAGGATGCGCGAGTGATCACGATCCATGGATGGCGATTTGTGCGACGCAAACTCGTTCGTGAGTATGGGAAAAAGAAAAAGGAGTTTCCCCATGAATCACAACGAAATATCAGGAATAATCATTCAGAAGGCTACCACAATCCATCAATCGCTTGGCCCCGGGCTGCTAGAATCCGTTTATAAAAACATTCTCATCCATGAGTTGCTTGCCTGCGGCTTACACGCCGAGCCGGAAGTCATGATTCCCGTAAACTACGGCGGCAAAGTGTTCGAGTTCGGCTTCCGCGCAGACATTATCGTAGAAAATAAAATCATCATAGAAGTTAAGTCTGTAGAGAACGTACAGGCAATGCATATGAAACAGCTGCTCACATATCTCAAGCTGACCAAACTTAGACTCGGCCTGCTCCTTAACTTCAACACCGTTCTTCTCAAAGACGGCATAATCCGCATTGTAAACGGTCTGTAAAACAGCTATCACGTCGTCACGTAACATTCTTCTTCCTAATTCTCTGCGTCTCTGCGTGATATCTCTTCTCTTCGTCTTGCTTCCCGTCGCGGCTTCCTAGCGGCTATGCCGCCAGCTGCGCCCATGGCCGCACGGCAGTCGTCGCGAGATGCCTCTTCCCAACATCTTTTCTCCTAAATCTTTCCGGCTCCAAGATCAAATTCGAAAAAACAGTAGGTTCCTACTCTATACGATTTCGCCCTTCCTTCGTATATTCCCACGCATGACCCGCGGAACAGTACGCACAGCGGGTGTTGAAAACGGAAAACGACAGGAGGACGCCATGAGTTCAACAATACGCGCCCACCCGTAGCGGCGACGAGGCGGTCCAAAGCGGCTTCGGACCTTGTTCGCTTCAGGTTCGCTTCAGGTTCTATCTCGGTTCGAGGGCGGAAGACGCCTCCCGGCATTGATGATGTATAATATATACACACCTGATGCCGTCGAGTATCTTCCGCGGCTTTTGAGTGAATACAAGGAGTTTTCAAATGGCCGCACACTCGGCAGAGGTATAAAAAACGCGGAATTGCGTTGACATAATCATCGTATTTGCTATAATCCCTGCGACCAGGAGAGGTAGCCTAGCTGGTTAAGGCGTCAGTTTGCTAAACTGAAGTGGATTTATTTCCACGCGCGGGTTCAAATCCCGCTCTCTCCGTATTCTGCTCCATCAAAAAGGATCACATGCATAAAGCCGCACTGTTACTCCTCGCCGCCGTCATCGTCTGCTCCGTACCGGCACACGCTGCAAAAGCGTCTGTTGCGACGAACGTACAGGCGACGAACACCGCGGCGGACACCCCGCTCTTCCTTACCGATCTCGAACGTGAGCGCTCCCCCGGGGTTTCGGGTTATTTCTGGATGGTCGTGCGTGCGCTCGTTACGATAGCGATATTCATCGGCGTACTCTATTTCATTTTTCTGTATCTGAAACGCCGATCGAACCAGCTCGGTCATTTCAATACGCTCGTCAAGGTTCTCGGGCTTACCCTTGTTGCGCCCAACCGCTATGTCTGTGTCATCGAGGTGGCCGAGGAGATATTCCTGCTCGGTGTCAGCGAGCACAATGTCAGCATCATCAAGGAGATAACCGAAAAGCACGCGAAGGACGCAATACGCATGCAATCGTCGCTCAATCCGCTCCCCGGCGAGAGCGTTCCCGGCACGCCGTTCTCCGAGGTCATCGCCACGGTCATGGAAGCGTTCAAGGTAAAACGTGCCGATAAAAAACCCGTCGATTTCGTCAACAATATACGCGACCGCATTCGCACCCTCGGCCCGAAAAAAGATGAGTGATCTATGATGGACCGCGGACGGTTCTTCAGCATCGTAAAGCGCGTACTCGTCCCTGTCATACTTGTCGCATTCGCCGCCGTCGTCATCTACGCGATCTATTTCACCTATCTGGTGCTCACCGTACGCGGGGAATGGGAATCCCGAAAGGATGAAGCGCTCTCGAGCATAGCAGAATATCATCGCCTTATCGTGCAGGCGGCCGCTGATAAGCGCTCGTTCAATCCCGACGACCCCTTCAGCGAAATACCGCCGACGCGCATCTATGACCGCAACAATATCGTTATCGGCGAATATCTCCCGCCCAATGCCGAGATAGTATACCTCGACGAGATAAATCCCCTCCTCATCCAGGCGCTCACCATCATGGAAGACCAGCGTTTCTATCAGCATAAAGGCATCAATGTCATGCGCGTCATTTACCTCGCCGTCAAGAACGCGCTCACGTTCAGGATATCCGGCGGCGGCAGCACGATAACCCAGCAGCTCGCGAAGAACCGGCTCACGCGCTCCGAGCGGACGTTCAAGCGCAAGGTGTATGAACTTTTCGCCACCATAGAGATAGAAAAGAACTATGCGAAAGAAGATATCCTTGCCATGTACGTGAACACCGTCTATCTCGGCGAGGGCAATTACGGGTTCGATGCTGCGAGCAGATACTACTTCCAGAAGCCGCTCCGGCAATGCCGTCTCGTGGAATACGCCATTCTCGTCGGCATGCTCCCCAATCCGCGCGCGTTCTCGCCGGTGAACAACCCCCCGCGCGCGCGGAAAAAAGTGGCGCAGATACTCGCGCGTATGCGCTCGCACAAGCTCATCGACATGCAGGCGGCGGCGGGCGAGCTCACCTATTTCGACGAACACTACGGCGAAAAAATGGCCTCCTCGGTACGCGGCTCGCAGTGGAACATGAGCATCAATCTTGCGCCCTATGCAGCGGAGAAGGTCCGTCAGATCATCGAGACGTATTTCCCGCGCGAGGAGATGATCTCCTCCGGCATGAAGATATACACCACCTTCGATTATCATGAAACGGCGGCGGCGGAGCGTGCGCTCAGGGCAACGCTCGCCGGGCTCACCTCCGGGACGAACCGCTACGAAGGCGCCGTGGTGAGCATGGTCCCGCATACGGGCGCGGTGCGTGTGCTCATCGGCGGGAGCGGCTATTTCATCGAGAACGAATTGAACCGCGCGACGTCCGCCCGACGGCAGATCGGTTCGCTCATAAAGCCGTTCATCTATGCAGCGGCATTCGACGCATCGCTTCTCCCCTCGAGCACCATGGTCGACAAGGCGTACTCCTATCCCATCGACGGCGGCAGGAAGTGGACACCGAAGAATTACGACGGCACGCATGCCGGCGAGATAACGCTCGAGAAGGCGCTTACGCGTTCGGTCAACACCGTGGCAGTGCAGCTCACTAAGCAGCTCGGCATATCGTCGGTCATCGATCCGATAAAGCGCATCATCCCCGGTGTTGCCGTGCCCAACAATCTCTCGCTCGCGCTCGGCACATTGGAATTGACCCCCATGGAAGCGGCCGTCGCCTACAGCGTGTTCGCCACGTACGGCCGCTCGCCGACACCGTACTACATCGAAAAGATACTCGACCGGGGAAATGCTCCCATCGAGATCGATGCGCTTCGCCGTGCGGACGCCCGCGATACCGGCGCCTACGGTCAGGCGGCGTTCTATCTCGTCAATAGAACGCTCACCGGCGTCACGCGCGAAGGCGGCACCGGCTATTACGCGGCGAAAGCAGCAGGCTTCACCGCAACGGTCTCATCGAAAAGCGGCACGACATCGGACGCGAAGGACGCCTGGTTCGCTGTGTACACACCGGCGCTCGTATCGGTGGCATGGATTGGCAATGACGGCGGGCAGCCGCTCCCCGCCGGCACTACCGGGGGCGGTGCGGCGGCACCGGTGCTGTTCAATTATCTCGGTCAATTCATACAGTCGACGAACGAGTGGCATCGCCCGATAAGTGTCGAAGAGGTATTCCTCTGCCGCGATTCCGGTCTCTTCACGAACGGCTTCTGCACGAACGTGAACGTCATCGAAATGCTTCGCATAGAAAAGAAGTACTGCACGAACATGCATGGATACGATGCGCGGACGAATGCCGTTGGAACGGATACAAGTACGAATTCGAACCCTTAGCCGAAGACGTTATACCGGATGATGCAGTACAGGGCCCTGAACGCATCCTTTAATCCGATCTTCTTCCCTTCTTCGTACGTCCTTCCGCTGTAGGATATCCCCACTTCATAGATGCGCGCATTGAGCTTCGCCACCTTCGCCGTTATCTCCGGCTCGAACCCGAACCGATTTTCCTGTATCGTAATGCGCTTGAGTATATCGCGGCGGAACGCCTTGTAGCATGTCTCCATATCGGTAAGGTTCAGATTGGAGAACATATTCGAGGCCATGGTGAGCATCTTGTTCCCGACGGCGTGCCAGTAGTAGAGGACACGATGCGCTTCCGAGCCGATGAAACGGGAGCCGTACACGACATCCGCACGGCCGTCGACGATGGGGGCGAGCACTTTCGCTATTTCCCTGGGGTCATATTCAAGGTCGGCGTCCTGCACGATGACGATATCCCCTGTCGCCGCAGCGAACCCGCTCCGAAGCGCGGCGCCCTTGCCTTGATTCACCTCATGGTACACTACTTTCTGCACTTTGCCTTTCAGCCGTTTCTCAATGACCTGCCGGGTATTATCGCGTGAACAGTCATCGACGAGGATTATCTCCTTTTTCGCCGGCATCTTCGCAGCGCGGACATGCGACACGAGCTCCTCAAGCGTTTTCTCTTCGTTGTAGACAGGGATCACGATAGTGACGGTCATTGCGGGCTCCTTTGTCGCTGCGGGAAGTATATACTATGTCAGTATACTTTCAATATATATGCCGATTTTTGCGCGCGTTTGGAACACACGGCATGATAGTCTTCACTTTATCGCGAATACCCAGAACTGCCCTTTCGCCATCATAAAACCGCAGGGGCTGAAGCCGTCGCTTACGCGGCCGGCCATATCCTTCTCGAGCGCAGCGGCCGTCTTGTACGCGGGCATTTCATACTCATCGATGATCGGCTCCGCCCACTTCACGAACAATACTGCGGCGACACCCTCGGATTCAAGTGTGAAGCCGATCGGACAATAGCCTTTGCCTTCATAATCGTCGACAAGATTATCGAACGTCGAGCCGAGTTTTGCAGACAGAACGATCGCCTCGGTCACCGGCTCCTCGAAACGCACATAGAGCACGAAACATTGCGTCGCCGACCACGCGATATCGCACGGCGTATTCCCTTTCTTGATCTCGGCGCCGATGGCGGCGACGGCTTCGGCCGAATTCCTGTAGGTGCCGATATGCCATGCCTTGGCTTCCTTATCGGGATCGATGTCGAAGAGCACATACAGCGTTTTCGCCGTACCCTGCACTGCAAGCTCAATGCCCACCGGCGCATAGCCCTGTGTCACCATAGCATCGATCTCATCTTTTATCTTCTGCTTGCCGGGCGTGTACTGCTTCATGACGACCGGCGCGGCCGATATGCCGACAGCGAATGCCGCGAGTACCGCAAGGAACCGATATGCACGCATGGAATACTCCCGCCGCCGTTCGCGGCCAGATATCTTGTTCGTACCGTGCGCTCAGTATAATCAATCGGCATGACAATGCAAGTCAGATATCCTCTCTGCTGAGAATAGGCCCCGATGGCTGGCAAAAATCATGTTTCCATCGTACAGTACCGGGAACTAACTGGAAATATCGATCGTCATACCGGAAGCCGTATGGATGCACTATCATTCCTTGCAAACCCCGTCCCATCGCTTCTCGGCGAAGGCTCGCTCGTCGGGCTTTTTGACGACAGCGCGCGGCGCCACCCGGAGAACATAGCCGTCGATCATGACGGCGCGCAGATAACCTACGATGCCCTTTCTGCGAGCGCTTCCCGATTCGCAGGCCATCTCACGCAACGCGGTATCGGCAAAGGCGACCGCG from Spirochaetota bacterium encodes:
- a CDS encoding peptidylprolyl isomerase, with translation MVIETSFGSIEIKFYPNKAPKHVEAIQKLTGEGFYNGTTFHRVIPGFMIQGGDPNSKSQNRAMHGMGGPGFTIPAEFNDVPHKRGVCSMARSQNPNSAGSQFFICVASNPSVSGLDRQYTVWGEVIKGMEVADAIVAVKRDQNDNPLQRIEMKVSLKDVK
- a CDS encoding GxxExxY protein, with translation MNHNEISGIIIQKATTIHQSLGPGLLESVYKNILIHELLACGLHAEPEVMIPVNYGGKVFEFGFRADIIVENKIIIEVKSVENVQAMHMKQLLTYLKLTKLRLGLLLNFNTVLLKDGIIRIVNGL
- a CDS encoding flagellar biosynthetic protein FliO — its product is MHKAALLLLAAVIVCSVPAHAAKASVATNVQATNTAADTPLFLTDLERERSPGVSGYFWMVVRALVTIAIFIGVLYFIFLYLKRRSNQLGHFNTLVKVLGLTLVAPNRYVCVIEVAEEIFLLGVSEHNVSIIKEITEKHAKDAIRMQSSLNPLPGESVPGTPFSEVIATVMEAFKVKRADKKPVDFVNNIRDRIRTLGPKKDE
- a CDS encoding transglycosylase domain-containing protein, producing MMDRGRFFSIVKRVLVPVILVAFAAVVIYAIYFTYLVLTVRGEWESRKDEALSSIAEYHRLIVQAAADKRSFNPDDPFSEIPPTRIYDRNNIVIGEYLPPNAEIVYLDEINPLLIQALTIMEDQRFYQHKGINVMRVIYLAVKNALTFRISGGGSTITQQLAKNRLTRSERTFKRKVYELFATIEIEKNYAKEDILAMYVNTVYLGEGNYGFDAASRYYFQKPLRQCRLVEYAILVGMLPNPRAFSPVNNPPRARKKVAQILARMRSHKLIDMQAAAGELTYFDEHYGEKMASSVRGSQWNMSINLAPYAAEKVRQIIETYFPREEMISSGMKIYTTFDYHETAAAERALRATLAGLTSGTNRYEGAVVSMVPHTGAVRVLIGGSGYFIENELNRATSARRQIGSLIKPFIYAAAFDASLLPSSTMVDKAYSYPIDGGRKWTPKNYDGTHAGEITLEKALTRSVNTVAVQLTKQLGISSVIDPIKRIIPGVAVPNNLSLALGTLELTPMEAAVAYSVFATYGRSPTPYYIEKILDRGNAPIEIDALRRADARDTGAYGQAAFYLVNRTLTGVTREGGTGYYAAKAAGFTATVSSKSGTTSDAKDAWFAVYTPALVSVAWIGNDGGQPLPAGTTGGGAAAPVLFNYLGQFIQSTNEWHRPISVEEVFLCRDSGLFTNGFCTNVNVIEMLRIEKKYCTNMHGYDARTNAVGTDTSTNSNP
- a CDS encoding glycosyltransferase family 2 protein, with amino-acid sequence MTVTIVIPVYNEEKTLEELVSHVRAAKMPAKKEIILVDDCSRDNTRQVIEKRLKGKVQKVVYHEVNQGKGAALRSGFAAATGDIVIVQDADLEYDPREIAKVLAPIVDGRADVVYGSRFIGSEAHRVLYYWHAVGNKMLTMASNMFSNLNLTDMETCYKAFRRDILKRITIQENRFGFEPEITAKVAKLNARIYEVGISYSGRTYEEGKKIGLKDAFRALYCIIRYNVFG